Proteins from a genomic interval of Musa acuminata AAA Group cultivar baxijiao chromosome BXJ1-9, Cavendish_Baxijiao_AAA, whole genome shotgun sequence:
- the LOC135593550 gene encoding uncharacterized protein LOC135593550, which produces MAGEPQTDRSHPHPTPPTTNSAVTPQVPGISGFQVSPLILPGMLPIQNPDYNEHGSGIYAIPYLPYTSPMAGFSPDTLIPLKYNIPTRPSSGGASDEHGQEARQQHGPQRQVAVRRFHFAFQLDLGLIIKLAAMVFLLSQDGSSQKLVLLIFFASLVYLYQTGALAPFIQWLQQAGAPRRLQAPIRLQNGPPVGRDGQNNPQPVENHGVDDQNPNQPAENQEQPDTNDNHPEREGHRNNFWGVVKEIQLFVVGFLTSLLPGFHNNN; this is translated from the exons ATGGCGGGAGAACCCCAAACCGATCGCTCTCATCCCCATCCGACACCTCCAACCACGAATAGCGCTGTTACACCTCAG GTACCTGGTATTTCTGGCTTCCAGGTGTCTCCACTCATTTTGCCTGGAATGCTTCCTATCCAAAATCCAGATTACAATGAACATGGATCAGGAATTTATGCTATTCCATATCTTCCATACACGAGTCCAATGGCTGGGTTTTCTCCTGATACTCTcattccattaaagtataacataCCAAC GAGGCCAAGTTCTGGAGGAGCTAGTGATGAGCATGGGCAGGAAGCGAGGCAGCAACATGGCCCTCAAAGACAAGTAGCAGTAAGGAGATTCCACTTTGCATTTCAGCTTGACTTGGGTCTGATCATCAAGTTGGCGGCTATGGTCTTTCTTCTCAGTCAGGATGGATCATCGCAAAAGCTTGTTCTCCTTATTTTCTTTGCATCATTGGTTTATCT ATATCAAACTGGAGCTCTTGCTCCTTTTATACAATGGCTTCAGCAAGCAGGTGCTCCTCGTCGATTGCAAGCTCCTATACGGCTACAGAATGGCCCTCCTGTTGGTCGTGATGGTCAGAATAATCCTCAACCTG TTGAAAATCATGGTGTTGACGATCAGAATCCGAACCAACCAGCTGAAAACCAGGAGCAACCAGATACCAATGACAACCATCCAGAACGTGAAGGACACCGAAACAATTTTTGGGGGGTGGTGAAAGAGATTCAATTGTTTGTTGTCGGGTTCTTGACTTCTCTTCTTCCAGGCTTCCATAACAACAATTAA
- the LOC135593551 gene encoding B-box zinc finger protein 32-like: MKQRPACALCGGEAAVYCEPDAAFLCWACDASVHGANFLVARHVRQATCAACHSLDAGCRVSGAGPQRVRPLCASCDPDPAAPPSHSEAYSSSSSSLSTSESTAAPRAKKPADPRRTATKRRRGVVEERVEAVLLGWSRRMGLRSGRRCVEAAARVVGLHQETTAALPLPVALAAALWFAFKLREQDAAAERGSWAALRRLEACSGVPARLIAAAASRIARVAEREVRVAEEGWAECT; this comes from the coding sequence ATGAAGCAGCGGCCTGCTTGTGCGCTCTGCGGGGGCGAGGCGGCGGTCTACTGCGAGCCGGACGCGGCCTTCCTTTGTTGGGCCTGCGACGCGTCCGTTCACGGCGCCAACTTCCTCGTAGCTCGCCACGTCCGCCAGGCCACCTGTGCCGCTTGCCACTCCCTCGACGCTGGCTGTCGCGTCTCCGGCGCAGGTCCGCAGCGGGTCCGCCCCCTCTGCGCTTCCTGCGATCCCGATCCTGCTGCTCCCCCTTCGCACTCCGAGGCCTATTCGTCCTCTAGCTCTAGCCTCTCCACCTCCGAGTCCACGGCAGCGCCTCGGGCGAAGAAGCCCGCAGATCCTCGGCGGACGGCCACAAAGCGACGACGCGGGGTGGTTGAGGAGAGGGTGGAGGCCGTCCTGCTAGGCTGGAGCCGGAGGATGGGGTTGCGGAGCGGACGGCGGTGCGTGGAAGCGGCGGCCCGCGTGGTTGGCCTGCACCAGGAAACGACCGCGGCCCTGCCACTACCGGTGGCCCTCGCGGCCGCGTTGTGGTTCGCCTTCAAGCTCCGGGAGCAGGATGCGGCAGCGGAAAGGGGCAGTTGGGCGGCGCTCCGGCGACTGGAGGCGTGCTCCGGAGTGCCTGCGAGGCTAATCGCCGCCGCCGCGTCGCGGATCGCCCGGGTCGCCGAACGCGAAGTCCGAGTCGCCGAGGAGGGCTGGGCCGAGTGCACGTAG